One region of Thermococcus sp. MAR1 genomic DNA includes:
- a CDS encoding THUMP domain-containing protein, translating to MTILLVTTPQGREGDGILELEWALGKVRVRGTDWKGVLLAETPLSKGEALERLRDFETQAIQRVVPLDIIVPAKREEIEGAVLQLAGKIDGTFAVRAKVRGNKKLSQRELEIGLGSLVVERFGLKVNLSDPDYTLVVEVFGKKAGIGLVRRGEFLRFEVVD from the coding sequence ATGACGATTCTTCTCGTCACGACCCCACAGGGACGCGAGGGTGATGGGATACTTGAACTGGAATGGGCGCTGGGGAAGGTCCGGGTCCGGGGAACGGACTGGAAGGGGGTCCTCCTAGCTGAGACGCCTCTGTCGAAGGGCGAAGCTCTAGAACGGCTGAGAGACTTTGAGACCCAGGCTATACAGAGGGTTGTTCCCCTCGACATCATCGTTCCAGCAAAGAGGGAGGAGATTGAAGGGGCCGTCCTCCAGCTGGCGGGGAAAATAGACGGAACCTTCGCCGTTCGGGCAAAGGTCAGGGGAAACAAAAAGCTTTCCCAGAGGGAGCTTGAGATCGGCCTTGGTTCCCTGGTGGTCGAGCGCTTCGGCCTGAAAGTCAACCTGAGTGACCCGGATTACACCCTCGTGGTTGAGGTCTTTGGAAAGAAAGCCGGGATCGGGCTTGTGCGGAGGGGTGAGTTCCTTCGCTTTGAGGTGGTGGATTGA
- a CDS encoding respiratory chain complex I subunit 1 family protein, translating to MTPETLIYAFTFPVLGVFLGLVYKGIDRCFSARLTSRIGPPIRQPFWDVGKLLLKETVVPENAVAWIFNAMPIVSFAASMTLLLYIPFGVLKAPLEGYGDLIVILYLLTLQSLAMAIGGFASGSPFSSVGAQREMVLMMSYEMPLATVIVGFAVLYRSFSLTTIASTPVWGVAGPLAAMGVLLLFIALLVVTPAELAKLPFDIAEAETEICEGMLAEYSGRNLALFYLSDAVRGFAMAALEVVLFFPFTLTSMLNLSLTGTAYYAVEALWFLFKVLAIYLLAITLVRTSFARFRIEQASRVFWVYVNIIALVGLALVWLGV from the coding sequence ATGACCCCCGAGACCCTCATTTACGCGTTCACCTTCCCCGTGCTGGGGGTCTTCCTCGGGCTGGTCTACAAGGGTATAGACAGGTGCTTCTCGGCGAGGCTGACCTCAAGAATAGGCCCCCCCATAAGACAGCCCTTCTGGGACGTTGGCAAGCTGCTCCTGAAGGAAACCGTCGTTCCCGAGAACGCGGTGGCATGGATATTCAACGCCATGCCGATAGTTTCCTTCGCGGCCTCGATGACCCTGCTCCTCTACATACCCTTCGGAGTGCTCAAGGCCCCGCTCGAGGGCTACGGAGACTTAATCGTCATCCTCTACCTGCTAACCCTACAGTCGCTGGCAATGGCCATAGGCGGCTTCGCCTCAGGAAGTCCGTTCTCATCGGTGGGTGCGCAGAGGGAAATGGTGCTCATGATGAGCTACGAGATGCCGCTGGCGACGGTCATAGTCGGCTTCGCCGTGCTCTACCGGAGCTTCTCGCTGACGACCATAGCCAGCACACCGGTGTGGGGCGTCGCGGGTCCGCTCGCCGCCATGGGCGTGCTGCTGCTCTTCATAGCTCTGCTAGTCGTCACGCCGGCCGAGCTGGCCAAACTGCCCTTTGACATCGCAGAGGCTGAGACGGAGATATGTGAGGGTATGCTCGCCGAGTACAGCGGGAGGAACCTTGCTCTGTTCTACCTCTCCGATGCCGTCAGGGGCTTCGCCATGGCGGCGCTGGAGGTGGTGCTGTTCTTCCCGTTCACGCTGACGAGCATGCTGAACCTGAGCCTCACTGGAACAGCATACTACGCCGTCGAGGCGCTGTGGTTCCTCTTCAAGGTGCTGGCGATATACCTGCTCGCCATAACGCTGGTCAGGACGTCCTTCGCCAGGTTCAGGATAGAGCAGGCATCCAGAGTGTTCTGGGTCTACGTCAACATCATAGCGCTCGTCGGACTCGCGCTGGTATGGCTGGGGGTGTGA
- a CDS encoding ferritin family protein: protein MVDLEGLSFLEELPLKELLAHWISLEGDKALLYEKLAEKARGMEIDGAVWDMFKLLGQEARRHEKKLRALYTRKFGAEIPAVNGPSLEGLSDIRELESENDVFAVLKCALELEEVAERVYSILAEKADEETLRAVFSYLGSTERLHERAVESLIRDYDYRSGVGKKGMEA from the coding sequence ATGGTCGATCTCGAAGGATTGTCTTTCCTTGAGGAGCTTCCGCTGAAGGAGCTTCTCGCCCACTGGATATCCCTAGAGGGTGATAAGGCCCTGCTTTACGAGAAGCTGGCCGAGAAGGCCAGGGGCATGGAGATTGATGGGGCCGTCTGGGATATGTTCAAACTCCTCGGCCAGGAAGCTAGGAGACATGAGAAGAAGCTGAGGGCCCTTTACACGAGGAAGTTCGGGGCGGAGATTCCTGCAGTCAACGGCCCATCGTTGGAGGGGCTCTCCGATATAAGGGAGCTCGAGAGTGAGAACGACGTTTTTGCCGTTCTTAAGTGCGCCCTTGAGCTGGAGGAGGTTGCAGAGAGGGTTTACTCGATTCTAGCCGAGAAGGCCGATGAGGAAACCCTGAGGGCGGTCTTTTCTTACCTCGGCTCCACTGAGAGGCTCCACGAGAGGGCCGTTGAATCCCTCATCAGGGATTACGACTACAGAAGCGGGGTGGGAAAAAAGGGGATGGAGGCTTAG
- a CDS encoding 4Fe-4S dicluster domain-containing protein: MVNKMMFVLLKQLVKKPATNPFPVKHAPANVTALIEKVQKGEVQINPPVPVPEGFRGKLIYDPERCIGCRLCIMVCPADAMEWVPELKKIRHYVSRCMFCALCVDVCPGKKFPGEDKAVKALRMSEEFLLADYDKYSDNLIEEPPEAKEPFKKEVKEAVESEG, from the coding sequence ATGGTAAACAAGATGATGTTCGTCCTGCTAAAGCAGCTCGTCAAAAAGCCAGCCACAAATCCCTTCCCCGTCAAGCATGCTCCCGCTAACGTCACTGCCCTAATAGAGAAGGTGCAGAAGGGAGAGGTTCAGATAAACCCACCCGTTCCGGTTCCCGAAGGGTTCAGGGGTAAGCTCATCTATGACCCTGAGAGATGCATAGGCTGCAGGCTGTGCATAATGGTCTGCCCGGCGGATGCCATGGAGTGGGTACCGGAGCTCAAGAAGATAAGGCACTACGTCTCGCGCTGCATGTTCTGCGCCCTCTGCGTCGATGTCTGTCCGGGCAAGAAGTTCCCCGGCGAGGATAAGGCCGTCAAGGCGCTCAGGATGAGCGAGGAGTTCCTGCTAGCGGACTACGACAAGTACAGCGACAACCTGATAGAGGAGCCTCCCGAGGCAAAGGAGCCCTTCAAAAAAGAGGTGAAGGAGGCAGTGGAGTCAGAAGGCTAG
- a CDS encoding cation:proton antiporter, with protein MIESMFMWAIILLMFSATLTLIRLLAGPTIPDRAVALDSMTTTTAGAMVIYGVVTRQAVFIDVALVYAVLSYIATLYIARYLVKKRVGVACECEEGEAV; from the coding sequence ATGATAGAGAGCATGTTCATGTGGGCCATAATACTGCTCATGTTTTCGGCAACGCTGACCCTCATAAGGCTCCTAGCGGGGCCGACGATACCCGACAGGGCCGTCGCCCTGGACTCCATGACGACCACCACGGCGGGAGCGATGGTAATCTATGGCGTGGTAACCAGGCAGGCGGTCTTCATAGATGTGGCACTGGTTTACGCGGTCCTGAGCTACATCGCGACCCTCTACATAGCCCGCTATCTGGTCAAAAAGAGAGTGGGAGTTGCATGCGAGTGCGAGGAGGGGGAGGCGGTATGA
- a CDS encoding hydrogenase, with protein sequence MTWIESLTLNSPSGFWNPIVWLAFLVVFAVIGYLIYSRGNRSYKPNTDQVKPFLSGNEVEDVEEIRVRAGDIYWGFIEALKGYYSVLMRMHTGDVRDYILWYLGLGAVILFVLVGGV encoded by the coding sequence ATGACCTGGATTGAGAGCCTTACGCTGAACTCGCCGTCGGGCTTCTGGAACCCGATAGTCTGGCTGGCGTTCCTGGTTGTCTTCGCGGTCATCGGTTACCTCATTTATTCGCGCGGAAACAGAAGCTACAAGCCCAACACTGACCAAGTGAAGCCCTTCCTGAGCGGCAACGAGGTTGAGGACGTGGAAGAAATCCGCGTAAGGGCCGGCGACATATACTGGGGCTTCATCGAGGCGCTCAAGGGCTACTACAGCGTCCTCATGAGAATGCACACAGGAGACGTCAGGGACTACATACTCTGGTACCTCGGACTCGGTGCAGTAATCTTGTTCGTCCTCGTGGGGGGTGTGTGA
- a CDS encoding Na+/H+ antiporter subunit E gives MGFAAPFLWSLIVYLLLTAGSGSVIAWSPGELVAGIVIAAIIGYATKDIMNEKLSYFFNPKRWLLFIVYAIGPFFFAMAKANLDVAYRVITGKIRPGIVKISPDLTRDESRTLLANSITLTPGTFTLEIDEEGNFYVHWINVPPGKEKPTPEELCGYLPKWARRIAE, from the coding sequence ATGGGGTTTGCCGCACCGTTCCTGTGGTCCCTTATCGTCTACCTACTCCTCACCGCGGGCTCGGGAAGCGTTATCGCCTGGAGCCCCGGGGAGCTGGTTGCAGGAATTGTAATAGCGGCCATCATCGGCTACGCCACAAAGGACATCATGAACGAAAAGCTGAGTTACTTCTTCAACCCGAAGAGATGGCTACTGTTCATAGTATACGCCATAGGGCCGTTCTTCTTTGCAATGGCCAAGGCCAACCTTGATGTCGCATACAGGGTCATAACGGGCAAGATACGGCCGGGGATAGTCAAGATATCACCCGACCTGACCAGAGACGAGAGCAGAACTCTCCTCGCCAACTCGATAACCCTGACGCCTGGAACCTTCACCCTGGAGATAGACGAGGAGGGCAATTTCTACGTTCACTGGATAAACGTGCCGCCCGGAAAGGAGAAGCCCACCCCTGAGGAGCTGTGTGGGTACCTTCCAAAATGGGCAAGGAGGATTGCGGAATGA
- a CDS encoding NADH-quinone oxidoreductase subunit C, translating to MREPMSAEEVLKRLQEALGEAILSHEVREYTMGVRRKRTYRELWIEIDPEAFRKAVEVMFELDYPHLHFITGEDDGGDSLRMVYSFGLFWAIPWGELSVTMRFNLPKDNLVLPTITDLMPGAETNEREIREMLGVEFEGLKNKRHLFLPDDWPEGKYPWRKDEHGVEDMVKHTHRSVNEIRKMRGEE from the coding sequence ATGAGGGAACCAATGAGCGCGGAAGAGGTCCTCAAGAGGCTCCAGGAGGCGCTCGGGGAGGCCATACTCTCCCACGAGGTCAGGGAGTACACCATGGGCGTCAGGAGGAAGAGAACGTACAGGGAACTCTGGATAGAGATAGACCCGGAGGCCTTCAGAAAGGCCGTCGAAGTCATGTTCGAGCTTGACTACCCGCACCTGCACTTCATAACAGGAGAGGACGATGGGGGCGACTCTCTGAGGATGGTCTACTCCTTCGGCCTGTTCTGGGCCATTCCCTGGGGAGAGCTCAGCGTCACCATGCGCTTCAACCTTCCAAAGGATAACCTAGTCCTGCCGACGATAACCGACCTGATGCCCGGGGCGGAGACAAACGAGAGGGAAATCAGGGAGATGCTGGGCGTTGAGTTCGAGGGACTGAAGAACAAGAGGCACCTCTTCCTGCCGGACGACTGGCCCGAGGGCAAGTACCCCTGGAGGAAGGACGAGCACGGCGTCGAGGACATGGTGAAGCACACCCACAGGAGCGTGAACGAAATAAGGAAGATGAGGGGTGAGGAGTGA
- a CDS encoding ferritin family protein has translation MFEVEEIIERLQNLTYEKALAYWIKSEEEEAKFYGELAERARNLGLPQSLTETFLKLSRDSKRHAEELTKEFRKSFGKEPSTGIPPLEVVPVLDKFERADQVREVLEAAMESELIAMNAYKMLAGKVSEERLRELYLKLADVEKSHYEALKREYERLGG, from the coding sequence ATGTTCGAGGTTGAGGAGATTATCGAGAGGTTGCAGAACCTCACCTATGAGAAAGCTTTAGCCTATTGGATAAAGAGCGAGGAGGAGGAAGCGAAGTTCTACGGAGAGCTTGCTGAGAGGGCCAGGAATCTTGGACTTCCCCAGAGTCTTACCGAGACATTTCTCAAGCTGAGCAGAGACTCAAAAAGACACGCCGAAGAACTCACAAAGGAGTTTAGAAAATCCTTCGGGAAGGAGCCATCAACTGGAATACCTCCCCTTGAGGTGGTTCCAGTCCTAGATAAGTTCGAGAGGGCGGATCAGGTCAGAGAGGTTCTTGAAGCGGCCATGGAGAGCGAGCTCATAGCTATGAACGCCTACAAAATGCTTGCAGGGAAGGTAAGTGAGGAAAGGCTCAGGGAACTTTACCTCAAGCTCGCGGACGTCGAGAAGAGCCATTATGAGGCTTTAAAGAGGGAATACGAAAGGTTGGGTGGTTGA
- the mbhE gene encoding hydrogen gas-evolving membrane-bound hydrogenase subunit E — protein MRRALGLFAFMGFTLFLLVAVTSLRPFGEPAHTEMDSYFIGHAQEEASANNVVTSIVFDYRGFDTLGEATVLFTAVAGVLMALRKREVKA, from the coding sequence ATGAGGCGCGCATTAGGCCTCTTCGCGTTCATGGGCTTCACGCTGTTCCTCCTCGTGGCCGTGACAAGCCTCAGACCCTTCGGAGAGCCGGCCCACACCGAGATGGACTCCTACTTCATCGGGCACGCCCAGGAAGAAGCCTCGGCCAACAACGTCGTGACGAGCATAGTCTTCGACTACAGGGGTTTCGATACCCTCGGCGAGGCCACAGTGCTGTTCACCGCGGTTGCCGGCGTGTTGATGGCCCTCAGAAAGAGGGAGGTGAAAGCATGA
- a CDS encoding NADH-quinone oxidoreductase subunit B family protein, with protein MGKLTNFKRSLWVFHASGGSCNACDIEIIAALTPRYDAERFGIKLVGSPRHADVLLVTGAIPRDFADKLRRIYEQMPDPKAVVVIGNCGTTGGVFYDSYNIAGPIDEVIPVDVYVPGCPPRPEAIIDGVVKAWLKIEKLEKELEGKKE; from the coding sequence ATGGGGAAGCTGACCAACTTTAAACGCTCCCTCTGGGTTTTCCATGCCTCCGGAGGGAGCTGTAACGCCTGCGATATCGAGATTATAGCCGCGTTAACACCGCGCTACGACGCCGAGCGCTTTGGAATCAAACTCGTCGGAAGTCCAAGGCACGCTGATGTCCTCCTCGTAACCGGGGCCATTCCAAGGGACTTCGCCGACAAGCTGAGGCGCATATACGAGCAGATGCCCGACCCAAAAGCCGTCGTGGTCATCGGGAACTGCGGAACCACTGGCGGAGTGTTCTACGACTCCTACAACATAGCCGGCCCGATAGACGAGGTAATCCCTGTGGACGTCTACGTCCCCGGCTGCCCCCCGAGGCCGGAGGCAATAATAGACGGCGTTGTGAAGGCTTGGCTCAAGATAGAGAAACTGGAAAAGGAGCTGGAGGGGAAGAAAGAATGA
- a CDS encoding sodium:proton antiporter, which yields MNNVILVNFPFIVVALLLAVGFYTIGFKRNLIKVVIGIEILEGAVNLFLIALGYVKGAYAPIYTMAPKEAVNNMVLPTPQALTLTSIVIGVAVSALMLAFAVNIYEHYGTLDVTKVRRLKG from the coding sequence ATGAATAACGTAATTCTAGTCAACTTCCCGTTCATAGTCGTGGCGCTCCTGCTGGCGGTGGGGTTCTACACGATAGGCTTCAAAAGGAACCTCATCAAGGTCGTCATAGGCATTGAAATCCTTGAGGGGGCAGTCAACCTGTTTCTGATAGCCCTCGGATACGTCAAAGGCGCCTACGCCCCGATATACACCATGGCACCGAAGGAAGCCGTTAACAACATGGTTCTGCCGACGCCCCAGGCACTCACTCTGACGAGCATAGTCATAGGTGTCGCCGTATCGGCCCTCATGCTCGCCTTCGCCGTCAACATCTACGAGCACTACGGAACCCTTGACGTTACAAAGGTCAGGAGGCTGAAAGGATGA
- a CDS encoding nickel-dependent hydrogenase large subunit, producing MAKTQYYVPVGPIHPALKEPIRVEAKVEGERIVEVDVKRGFAHRGIEYMGMKRNAIQTLYLSERICGICSISHPYAFVIGSEKALGIEAPPRAQYIRTIIAELERIHSHILWLGVVAHEMGFDSLLFWTWKGREKVLDILELLTGNRINYSVFMIGGVRRDIKESHVKALKDMINYYRIFTEEMKDVFLADPVYKARTRGVAQLSRDMAKKLNVCGPVARAAGLRMDVRQDNPYDAYADIGVRAVVPQDIVGEARGDAYDITMVRLYEIEQSLDIIEFCLEEMPEGKIMAIPNYVALLAKIRRSEGEAIGMHEAPRGEVIHYFKYGNKRDGPVVWKVIAPSYNNINTWAPLLLGAEVADIPIVVAYIDPCMCCNDRVAVVRDESGRLIDPATLHLKAVEKTRKLREELGVRA from the coding sequence ATGGCGAAAACCCAGTACTACGTCCCCGTCGGGCCCATTCATCCCGCACTGAAGGAGCCTATAAGGGTTGAGGCTAAGGTCGAGGGCGAGAGGATAGTCGAGGTCGACGTCAAGAGGGGCTTCGCCCACAGGGGAATAGAGTACATGGGCATGAAGAGGAACGCGATACAGACGCTCTACCTCTCGGAGAGGATATGCGGAATCTGCTCGATATCGCACCCCTATGCCTTCGTCATAGGAAGCGAGAAGGCCCTGGGAATAGAGGCTCCTCCAAGGGCCCAGTACATAAGGACGATAATAGCCGAGCTGGAGAGGATTCACAGTCACATACTCTGGCTCGGTGTGGTTGCCCACGAGATGGGCTTCGACTCCCTCCTGTTCTGGACGTGGAAGGGCAGGGAAAAGGTCCTCGACATACTTGAGCTTCTCACCGGGAACAGGATAAACTACTCCGTGTTCATGATAGGCGGCGTCAGGAGGGATATCAAGGAGAGCCACGTCAAGGCCCTCAAGGACATGATAAACTACTACAGGATATTCACGGAGGAGATGAAAGACGTCTTCCTGGCAGACCCTGTCTACAAGGCAAGAACCAGGGGAGTGGCACAGCTCTCCAGGGATATGGCAAAGAAGCTTAACGTATGCGGGCCCGTTGCCAGGGCCGCTGGCTTGAGGATGGACGTCAGGCAGGACAACCCGTACGACGCCTACGCTGACATCGGGGTCAGGGCAGTGGTTCCCCAGGACATAGTGGGCGAGGCCAGGGGAGATGCCTACGATATAACCATGGTGAGGCTCTACGAGATAGAGCAGAGCCTCGACATAATCGAGTTCTGCCTCGAGGAGATGCCAGAGGGCAAGATAATGGCCATTCCGAACTACGTGGCGCTTCTGGCCAAGATACGGCGGAGCGAAGGGGAAGCGATAGGAATGCACGAGGCACCTCGCGGTGAGGTCATCCATTACTTCAAATACGGCAACAAGCGCGACGGACCGGTCGTCTGGAAGGTAATAGCGCCGAGCTACAACAACATCAACACCTGGGCTCCGCTCCTCCTCGGCGCTGAGGTGGCGGACATACCTATAGTCGTCGCCTACATCGACCCGTGCATGTGCTGCAACGACAGGGTCGCGGTGGTAAGGGACGAGAGCGGCAGGCTGATCGACCCCGCAACCCTGCACCTGAAGGCGGTTGAGAAAACAAGGAAGCTCAGGGAAGAGCTGGGGGTGAGGGCATGA
- a CDS encoding MnhB domain-containing protein yields the protein MTTLIIKTTTRYLTALILTFGAYIILHGHLTPGGGFQGGAVFASGLALLLVACEKDVIAKRFRKVPLSAFESVGALGFLGMATLGFMGYTFFRNVIANSGFPLFGDPTPIGINPGYLNTGGTLPYMNIFVGTKVLAGLTSIILVFYLLLGVRKDE from the coding sequence ATGACGACACTCATCATCAAGACGACCACCAGGTACCTGACGGCGCTCATACTGACGTTTGGAGCATACATCATCCTCCACGGACACCTAACTCCTGGGGGAGGCTTTCAGGGGGGAGCCGTCTTCGCCAGTGGGCTTGCGCTCCTTTTAGTGGCGTGCGAAAAGGACGTCATAGCTAAGAGGTTCAGAAAGGTTCCGCTCAGCGCCTTTGAGAGCGTAGGCGCTCTTGGCTTTCTGGGAATGGCGACACTCGGCTTCATGGGGTACACGTTCTTCAGGAACGTCATAGCCAACAGCGGGTTCCCGCTCTTCGGAGACCCGACCCCGATAGGGATAAACCCAGGCTATCTGAACACGGGCGGAACGCTGCCGTACATGAACATATTCGTCGGAACGAAGGTTCTGGCCGGATTAACGAGCATAATCCTGGTGTTCTACCTCCTCCTGGGGGTGAGGAAGGATGAATAA
- a CDS encoding ferritin family protein encodes MVDVVVEILNEIRKLNERELLSYWIRGEYEEAEAYLRLAERAKELGLPKEVYETFERLGKESKEHGDELYGIYREKYGENPVEIDIPSLEATHVLGKFWKVGDFEDVLQNAMEAEKLAETIYRKLAEECHREELRRIYLRLADIERGHYEALRKLMGHKT; translated from the coding sequence GTGGTTGACGTGGTAGTCGAGATTCTGAACGAAATTAGGAAGCTCAACGAGCGCGAACTGCTCAGTTACTGGATTAGGGGAGAATACGAGGAGGCCGAAGCCTACCTCAGGCTCGCTGAAAGAGCGAAAGAGCTTGGTCTTCCAAAGGAGGTCTATGAGACCTTTGAAAGGCTTGGCAAGGAGTCAAAGGAGCACGGCGACGAACTTTACGGGATCTACAGAGAAAAATATGGTGAGAATCCAGTCGAGATTGATATCCCGAGTCTCGAAGCTACCCACGTCTTGGGCAAGTTCTGGAAGGTCGGGGATTTTGAGGACGTTTTACAGAACGCTATGGAAGCCGAGAAGCTCGCGGAGACAATTTACAGAAAGCTAGCGGAGGAGTGCCATAGAGAAGAGCTGAGGAGAATCTACCTCCGCTTGGCTGACATAGAGAGGGGTCATTATGAGGCTCTGAGGAAGCTTATGGGCCACAAAACTTGA
- a CDS encoding proton-conducting transporter membrane subunit → MIEHLPALMIAVPLFGAFIAPLLKKKGSAPAVWAIIITTVTLGIGLLLVKEVLAQGMMVYVFGADRPTLVLPSGYRVPVRIIFEVDAIGAFMALSATLMSFIGALYSYSHVRNETGLEKYYALLLLLEVGILGMVLTGDLFNLFVFLEIAGIAGSALVGFRNYRGEASEAGIKYLIVSAVASLMVLFSIGLLYGQYGNLNMAYLSTQISFNTVDMIALGILFASFAMKCGSVPTHHWVPDAYTEVPSGINPTLLVATYASLYALFRVSFSLFGKVTMNMSSLGWIMSILGVLTMFIGVTMALVQKDVKRLMSYHAISQTGYMLLGVGVGLAVLNDPAKLAAFGRDAMAGGIFHIINHIIYKSLLLMTAGALFYVTGTRNLNEMGGLARKMPYTTIAFIVGAAAISGIPPFNGFASKFLIYETSYQLSPIFAVFAMVTSVLTLASFVKVFASAFLGPPVKKYEEVREVPRSMVVAMLILAALCILFGLFPNVVLDKLVYPAVDALLKLSSYQTWGGLP, encoded by the coding sequence ATGATCGAGCACCTGCCGGCACTCATGATAGCCGTGCCCCTATTCGGGGCGTTTATAGCGCCTCTGCTGAAGAAGAAGGGAAGTGCTCCAGCCGTCTGGGCAATAATCATCACCACCGTTACGCTAGGTATCGGACTGCTACTCGTCAAAGAAGTGCTCGCTCAGGGCATGATGGTGTACGTCTTCGGGGCGGACAGGCCAACCCTCGTCCTGCCTTCCGGCTACAGGGTTCCGGTGAGGATAATCTTCGAGGTCGACGCGATAGGGGCTTTCATGGCGCTCTCGGCAACGCTCATGAGCTTCATCGGAGCGCTCTACTCCTACAGCCACGTGAGGAATGAGACCGGCCTTGAGAAGTACTACGCGCTGCTCCTCCTGCTTGAGGTTGGAATCCTCGGCATGGTCCTGACGGGAGACCTGTTCAACCTATTCGTGTTCCTTGAGATAGCCGGAATAGCCGGTTCGGCGCTGGTAGGCTTCAGGAACTACAGGGGGGAGGCGAGCGAGGCCGGAATCAAGTACCTCATAGTCAGCGCGGTCGCTTCACTGATGGTGCTGTTCTCAATAGGCCTGCTCTACGGTCAGTACGGAAACCTCAACATGGCCTACCTGAGCACTCAGATAAGCTTCAACACCGTCGACATGATAGCCCTCGGAATACTCTTCGCGTCCTTCGCGATGAAGTGCGGTTCCGTGCCGACCCACCACTGGGTCCCCGATGCCTACACCGAGGTCCCCTCCGGAATCAACCCCACTCTCCTGGTGGCGACCTACGCGAGCCTCTACGCCCTCTTCAGGGTGAGCTTCAGCCTCTTCGGTAAGGTGACCATGAACATGAGCAGCCTCGGGTGGATAATGAGCATCCTCGGAGTCCTCACGATGTTCATAGGCGTCACCATGGCGCTCGTCCAGAAGGACGTCAAGAGGCTCATGAGCTACCACGCGATTTCACAGACAGGCTACATGCTCCTCGGAGTCGGCGTTGGCCTGGCAGTTCTCAACGACCCGGCAAAGCTCGCCGCCTTCGGAAGGGACGCGATGGCAGGTGGAATATTCCACATAATCAACCACATCATCTACAAGAGCCTCCTCCTCATGACCGCTGGGGCGCTCTTCTACGTCACCGGGACGAGGAACCTCAACGAGATGGGAGGCTTAGCCAGAAAGATGCCGTACACCACGATAGCCTTCATAGTCGGTGCCGCGGCAATATCGGGAATACCGCCCTTCAACGGCTTTGCAAGCAAGTTCCTCATCTACGAGACGTCCTACCAGCTCAGCCCGATCTTCGCGGTGTTCGCGATGGTCACGAGCGTCCTGACATTAGCGTCCTTCGTCAAGGTCTTTGCCTCGGCCTTCCTCGGACCGCCGGTCAAGAAGTACGAAGAGGTACGAGAGGTTCCGAGGAGCATGGTAGTGGCGATGCTAATCCTAGCGGCGCTGTGTATCCTCTTCGGTCTGTTCCCGAACGTGGTGCTGGACAAGCTGGTGTACCCGGCAGTTGACGCGCTGCTGAAGCTGAGCAGCTACCAGACGTGGGGTGGTCTGCCATGA
- the mnhG gene encoding monovalent cation/H(+) antiporter subunit G, whose product MIEWVIAVFLAIGVFFNLLASVGILRFPDVYTRIHAATKCTTFGTIFIVLATVTYAVYSYFWVERDPSWITIGIHSALVVIFLVLTNPVGAHAIGRAARKSGILPHGAVIDELEGRL is encoded by the coding sequence ATGATAGAGTGGGTGATAGCGGTATTCCTGGCCATCGGCGTGTTCTTCAACCTTCTGGCCAGCGTTGGCATCCTTCGCTTCCCCGACGTCTACACGAGGATACACGCGGCAACAAAATGCACGACCTTCGGCACGATATTCATAGTGCTGGCCACGGTTACCTACGCGGTATACAGCTACTTCTGGGTGGAGAGGGACCCCTCGTGGATAACCATAGGGATACATTCCGCTCTGGTGGTCATATTCCTTGTCCTCACCAACCCCGTAGGAGCCCACGCCATCGGCAGGGCCGCCAGAAAGTCGGGCATACTACCCCACGGGGCTGTTATAGACGAACTGGAGGGTCGCCTATGA
- a CDS encoding hydrogenase subunit MbhD domain-containing protein, giving the protein MNFEELFWALQVMAGLGLLVSAIAAVRFKNLVSAVIAMAVFSLILSLEFYILQAPDVAIAEAGVGACLTTAMYLLAIKKTTDEEVIE; this is encoded by the coding sequence ATGAACTTCGAAGAACTCTTCTGGGCGCTTCAGGTCATGGCGGGGCTGGGGCTTCTGGTATCAGCCATAGCGGCGGTGAGGTTCAAGAACCTTGTCTCGGCCGTTATCGCGATGGCGGTGTTCAGCCTGATACTCTCGCTGGAGTTCTACATACTCCAAGCGCCGGACGTCGCGATAGCCGAGGCGGGAGTTGGAGCGTGCCTCACGACGGCCATGTACCTCCTGGCGATCAAGAAAACCACCGATGAGGAGGTGATAGAATGA